The DNA sequence agaaaaatgataatagaTTGTATTTTATGCATAGtctaattttcatatttatatattttagctATTATCGGTGGTGGTATTGGTGGTGCAGCAAGTTCGCATTTTcttacagaattatttaaaaataatcttaacaTTGATTTATACGAAGCAAAAACTATCGGTGGACGCCTAGCCACAATTCAAATGGATGATAATGAATTTGAAGCTGGTGGTTCAATTATACATCCTGAAAATAAGTACATGCAAGAATTTGTTAAACTACTTGGTACCTTATTTTATGTCCTTTTACagttataattgtataaatatttacaaaataatgttaatttaatcattgttttctttgtaattGTGAAGCTTCTTAAtgaactcttttttttatttatttaggttTAGAACACGTGCCAAGTAATAATCAAAGAGCAGGGATTTGGAATGGTGAAGAATTCGTATTTGAAGAAAGTAACTGGGAAATAGTATCTTTagctaaattattttataaatatggtATTCAACCATTTAGTCTTAATAGGTATTTTGCATCACTTTTtgataatttgttaaaaacatGTTACTAATTGGTATTACAATAAtagttgattttatttatttcaaatagataTATAAATTCCATAGTTAATAGCTTTGCAAAGATATACAACTTACAGGACGCTGGaaaatcatttgaaaatatcactAGTTTCTTAACAGTAATGAATGCAGAGTTCccaaaattattacaaatatctaTTAAACAATACCTTTTAAACTTGGGTTATGcagaaaaattaatcgacgaGATTGTTAAGGCTACATCTGTCGTAAACTATGGACAAGATACCAATATTCATAGTTTTGTTGGTAGCGTATCTTTAGCTGGAGCAGGTTTCAACTTGTGGTCCGTTAAAGGGGGAAACAAAaaggttatttttattaatctctCAATAGATGTAGTttcatttaacaattaatgATGTGGTAATGTTTTAGGTACCtgaacatttaatatatagaaatagaaatgtaaacattgtacCTTCCTgtgttacaaaaattgttaatgtgCCAATAGAAAATGGTACCAATTTATATGAAGTGCATTATCGCAATAAAGGTATGCTATATAGTTAATAATATCCTTGTTATAACTCGTTGAATAATTATGTCTATTTCAGATAGTACAACTGTAATGAAATCAACGTATGACATCGTAATTGTTGCAACTCCTCTTATTCGTGATCAAGAATTTCCTATAATTTTTGAAGGATTTCCTAACAATGATCTTCACAGCATAGGAAAATATCATAAAACTAGAGTTACTTTTGTTCAAGCAGATTTAAAACCAAATTATTTTGGTTTAATAGAAGGAATAGATGCTATACTTAGTTGCGAACCCAATAAAACAATAGTTAGTTCTGTGGGAAAATTGAGTTCTGTAGATGGCTTAATGAAACATAGCAGGGTTTGGAAGATCTTTAGCAATACACCTTTAAAGGAaggaattataaatgaaatgttttcaaatgtatgatatgtaatatttataatatttacaaagaaaaaaataatactacaATTGATAAGATTTAACGAAATGTAAAACcactataatatttttttagatcaATGCGGTGAAGGAAATTGTTTGGGATGCTTATCCTGAATATTCAACAGAAATTCATGAAGCAAAATTTAAACTGCACAATGCGCTTTATCATGTGAATGCCATTGAATGGGCTGCCAGTGCAATGGAAATGAGTGCAATAAGTGGAAAAAATATCGCAATTTTAGCGCATgaaaatttttctcaaaaatgtaattttaaacgtACTCAACAAACACAAGCTGATGTACCTGAAAATACACCATCTATAGAATTATAGTAATTATACTATATgttattacatacatatgtgattgcaaattattttaataaaactactTTAAATACAtgaagtttaaaattataaaaaaatataaaatcatatGATTGATCTGTAAAATAATACGCTgaaaattcttataatttgattattttatcaaaaatgtaaaatgattctttaGATTAgataatcatttataaataattgtgttaTTTGGAATTATGGAATGCAGTGGAATCGAGGCGTTGTAAGCTGTAAACATTTGTGACGAATTGTGAGCCAAAGTATAATGTAACATGACCGTATACAGTCATTGTTCGCGGAGTtatgattatttaaagttgagtgaatttcaataaaacctTTTATTGCTCCGTGTATTATAGATCTTACAAAtcttttattacatatatacagatatacatgaaaaataaaatgtaaaatactttttttttatttactgaaatatGCAGatctttttctaaatataacgTTGGTTTTTTCATGAGGCCAAAAAATACACCGATCAAGAGCTAAAACATTGCAGCGAACTCTTTGCATTGCAGATGATACATATTTCGACCATGAATTAACAATTACCAAGACATTGGCGtagtattgaaaaataatcctAGTCCCACCTTGCTTTGTTCCATTTGAGCCGTGCACAATGGAGCAAGACGCAAATAAGTAGTAGGACGTGGGACTGCAGCTTTTCAGCGCGTGAGCGCTTAAATCCAGGGATGTGAACCGAAACAAAACTATGTAAAGCGTTTCACTTCGGGTTCGGAGTGAAATTATTTCGCTCCAGAAACGTTTCACTACAGAAGCGAATcaatattatatgttatagTTTTGTTTCGCTCCAGGAATGAAACTGTTTCTGGAgttgaattcatttaaaagaagCAGTACAATAACTGTTCGGTTTCGGTTACAAAACGCCTACTGGTGGGGGAAAGTAGCGAAATTGAAACAGCTACGGAGCGAAATGTTATGAATTCTGTTTCGGTTCCTTCGATTCACTTTTAGTATTTTTACTCTTTTCACTActtccaatattttcattattttcattgtttattatactcattattttaattatttatactttcatttttgtttttgttatttttattattttcaatgtttttactacttttattattttcattattttttgtgCCTTTCATATGCTTTgctaatatatacatagatcTCGCGATTCTCGCGATTGTCTTTTACAGGTTTCGGCGCTTTGGAAACGTTCTGTTTCTGGACGCTTCCAAACACCACAATACtagtacaaatacaaatatgtgtataatatatattgatatgTGTTATATcgattatgtatattatatataatatacattttctattttaatatttatgtcgtactaaatactaaatatatgtataaaaagcTATTCCTGCACGTAAAACTTACATCTAGAGTACATGACAAATTTGATAAACCAAGGGGTATTACAATGTTAATGCAATATGGTAGTtcgtaacaaatttgtttgtcaTAGAGGACTGTTGCAAATTTGTtagtttacaaataatttatttgcaaaatttNNNNNNNNNNTCATAGAAGACTGTTGCAAATTTGTtagtttacaaataatttatttggaaaatttgcaaaatcgCAAAAGTTAATGCAATGTGTTACTtcgtaacaaatttgtttgcagATATTCGAGAACCGAAATAAGATAAACAAGTCTATTTTCTTGACCGTAGactaagaaaatattcattgtttttaCATACTCCGTACGTATTTGTATTATGTCTTCTCGTACCGAAACAAAATGCTATGTATGTTAGTTCAGTTTGGAGTGAAACCATTTCAGTGTTCTAAGCTGGAGCGAAATTCACTATTTCGCTCCACAATGAATTACGGTTCAAACAATTTCGCTCCAATTTTACTTCGGCTCCAATTTCGCTCCAAAGAATCAATTCACTTccaatttcactccaaagatTTCGGTTCTTGTAACCGAACAAACAACTACGAACCGGTTCAGTCATGTGAATTACGTTTCGGTTCACATCCCTGCTTAAATCGAACGTGGAGTCAGGACCGACGTTAGGAGGGGGgcgcagtgatgggcaaaaccctaggattcgaataaatctgaagtttgccaacatgtttgtctcgtttccttctttggaaaatgttcaaacatgtcggcaaatttcagatttattcgaaacctaggattttgcccatcactgccgGGGCGCCAGATTTTTTAGGGCCTCGCAGTCCGGTGCCCCTAGTATATGAATATACCGATATACAgtgtgtcctaaaaatgtaacaccttgaaattttttagcgaaaatgtccgaggctcgttgaggagataacggaaaaccccaaccaatcagaacgcgagtatg is a window from the Hylaeus volcanicus isolate JK05 chromosome 7, UHH_iyHylVolc1.0_haploid, whole genome shotgun sequence genome containing:
- the LOC128879160 gene encoding prenylcysteine oxidase 1-like isoform X2; this encodes MDDNEFEAGGSIIHPENKYMQEFVKLLGLEHVPSNNQRAGIWNGEEFVFEESNWEIVSLAKLFYKYGIQPFSLNRYINSIVNSFAKIYNLQDAGKSFENITSFLTVMNAEFPKLLQISIKQYLLNLGYAEKLIDEIVKATSVVNYGQDTNIHSFVGSVSLAGAGFNLWSVKGGNKKVPEHLIYRNRNVNIVPSCVTKIVNVPIENGTNLYEVHYRNKDSTTVMKSTYDIVIVATPLIRDQEFPIIFEGFPNNDLHSIGKYHKTRVTFVQADLKPNYFGLIEGIDAILSCEPNKTIVSSVGKLSSVDGLMKHSRVWKIFSNTPLKEGIINEMFSNINAVKEIVWDAYPEYSTEIHEAKFKLHNALYHVNAIEWAASAMEMSAISGKNIAILAHENFSQKCNFKRTQQTQADVPENTPSIEL
- the LOC128879160 gene encoding prenylcysteine oxidase-like isoform X3 is translated as MIMNLKLVVQLYILKISLEHVPSNNQRAGIWNGEEFVFEESNWEIVSLAKLFYKYGIQPFSLNRYINSIVNSFAKIYNLQDAGKSFENITSFLTVMNAEFPKLLQISIKQYLLNLGYAEKLIDEIVKATSVVNYGQDTNIHSFVGSVSLAGAGFNLWSVKGGNKKVPEHLIYRNRNVNIVPSCVTKIVNVPIENGTNLYEVHYRNKDSTTVMKSTYDIVIVATPLIRDQEFPIIFEGFPNNDLHSIGKYHKTRVTFVQADLKPNYFGLIEGIDAILSCEPNKTIVSSVGKLSSVDGLMKHSRVWKIFSNTPLKEGIINEMFSNINAVKEIVWDAYPEYSTEIHEAKFKLHNALYHVNAIEWAASAMEMSAISGKNIAILAHENFSQKCNFKRTQQTQADVPENTPSIEL
- the LOC128879160 gene encoding prenylcysteine oxidase-like isoform X1, which encodes MNHYIIFLFVFILERGICFENCKPNIAIIGGGIGGAASSHFLTELFKNNLNIDLYEAKTIGGRLATIQMDDNEFEAGGSIIHPENKYMQEFVKLLGLEHVPSNNQRAGIWNGEEFVFEESNWEIVSLAKLFYKYGIQPFSLNRYINSIVNSFAKIYNLQDAGKSFENITSFLTVMNAEFPKLLQISIKQYLLNLGYAEKLIDEIVKATSVVNYGQDTNIHSFVGSVSLAGAGFNLWSVKGGNKKVPEHLIYRNRNVNIVPSCVTKIVNVPIENGTNLYEVHYRNKDSTTVMKSTYDIVIVATPLIRDQEFPIIFEGFPNNDLHSIGKYHKTRVTFVQADLKPNYFGLIEGIDAILSCEPNKTIVSSVGKLSSVDGLMKHSRVWKIFSNTPLKEGIINEMFSNINAVKEIVWDAYPEYSTEIHEAKFKLHNALYHVNAIEWAASAMEMSAISGKNIAILAHENFSQKCNFKRTQQTQADVPENTPSIEL